DNA from Geobacter sulfurreducens PCA:
GCTGGCCCTGCGCGGATCGCTCAAGCTTCCGACAGGGGAGAGCAGCAGGCTGAGGGGAAGCGGCGGGACTGACTTCGCCCTCTGGCTCACGGGCAGCACTGACCTGCCGGTGGGGGAATGGGGGCACCTTACCTTTTTCGGTGCCGGTGGGGGGATGGTAATGGGTGATGGGGACGTGCTGGCCGACCAGCAACGGAACGCGGCGGGATTCGGCACCCTCGGCTTCGGCTGGAGCCCCGCTTCCTGGATCGCCCTCAAGGTCCAGGGAGATTGGCACTCCGCCTTTTACGGCACATCGGGTCTCCGGGAGCTGGGCAGCGACACCATCACCATCACCAGCGGCGGCACCATCGCCTTTTCGGACCGGACCGCCCTTGACATCGGGGTGGCGGAGGACGCAAGTGTCAAGACGGCGCCGGACGTGGTGTTCCATCTGGCACTGTCACACCGGTTCTGAACCTCAGGGGGCCTTGCGCCGCTCCTCCCGGATCATGTCGACGGCAAGGAGCGCCACCCCCACGCAGATGGCCGAATCGGCCACATTGAACGCGGGCCAGTGATACGTCTTCCAGTAGACGTCCAGGAAATCGATCACCTCGCCGAGCCTGACCCGGTCGATGAGGTTGCCGAGGGCGCCCGAGAAGATGAGCGCGAGCGCGGCGGCCGCCAGGTGCTGGTCGTCCCGAAGCTTGCGGAACGTAACAGCTATCACCCCTAGGGCCACCACCGAAACCAGGATGAAGAAGGGGAGCCGGTAGGAAAAATCCGCCAGAAAGCTGAACGCGGCCCCCCGATTCCGCAGGTAGGTGATGCTGAACAATCCGTCGATAACAGGAATCGACTGGTAAAGATCCATGGTGCGGTCGATGAGGACCTTCGTCGCCTGGTCGAGAACGAGGGAGCCCAGCACCACTGCATTGAAGATGCGATAGGTCGGCTTCATACAGGCTACTTGACCGCCGCTGCGCACTTGGGGCACAGGGTCGGATGCTCGCTGTCGCCGCCGATCTCCTCGTCGTAGTGCCAGCAGCGCTCACACTTCTCGCCAGGCGCGGCACTGACCCCGATCCTCAGCCCGCTTACCCCTTCCGCTGCCGGGTAGTCGCCGGCCCCCTCCTCCACCAGATCCACCCGTGAAACGATGAAAATCGTGGACAGTTCTCCGGCATACTCCTGCAGGAACGACAGCAGCCCAGGCTCGGCCGCCAGCGTCACTGCCGCGTCCAGGGAGTGACCGATGGTCTTCTGCACCCGGGCCTGCTCCAGGGCCTTGGACACATCGCCCCGCACCGCCATGATCCGGGCCCACCGCTCCACCAGGGATTCATCCTTCCACTCGGGGCGGAACTCGGGGAAGGTTGCCAGGTGGACGCTGGATTCGGACCGCTTCGGCATGTACCCCCACACCTCGTCGGCCGTAAAGGAGAGAACCGGGGCCATGAGCGTGACTAGGGATTCGAGCACCAGGTACATGACGCTCTGGGCGCTGCGGCGCTCCGGGGCATCCTTTCTGCTCGTGTAGCGCTCCTTGATGATGTCCAGATAGAAGGCGCTCATCTCCACGGTGCAGAAGCCGTTCACCGCGTGGTAGAGAATATGGAACTCGTACTCGTTGTAGGCTGCGGCGACCTTTTCCTTCAGCACCTCAAGCTGGTGCAGGGCCCACCGGTCCAGTTCGGTCATCCGGTCGTAGGGGACCATGTCCACGTCTGGATCGAAGTCGTTCAGGTTCCCCAGCAGGTAGCGGCAGGTATTGCGGATCCGGCGGTAGGCCTCGGCCAGGCGGGTAAGGATTTCCTGTGAAATCCTGACGTCGTCCCGGTAGTCCTGGGCGGCCACCCAGAGACGGAGGATCTCGGCGCCGTATTTCTTGATCACTTCCTCCGGGGCCACCACGTTCCCCACCGACTTGCTCATCTTCCGGCCGGAGCCGTCCACCACGAAGCCGTGGGTGAGCACCTCACGGTACGGCGCAACCCCGCGGGTGCCGACGGAAGCCAGAAGCGACGAATGGAACCAGCCCCGGTGCTGATCGCTCCCCTCCAGATACATGTTGGCCGGCGAGCCCAGTTCGGGGCGGTTTTCCAGAACCGCGGCGTGGGAAACGCCGGAGTCGAACCAGACGTCCAGAATGTCCATTTCCTTTTCGAAAGCGCTCTTGCCGCACTGGGGGCAGACAGTCCCCGGTGGGAGAAGCTCGGCGGCCTCCTTCTCGTACCAGAGGTCGGCCCCCCCCGCCATGAAGAGATCGGCCACGTGATGCATGGTCTTGCCGTCGGCCAGGATTTCGCCGCACTCGGTGCAGTAGAAGGCGGTGATGGGTACACCCCAGGAACGCTGGCGGGAGATGCACCAGTCGGGACGGTTCTCGATCATGCCGTGAATCCGCTCCCGCCCCCACTTGGGCACCCAGGATACCCGGTCGATCTCCGTGAGGGCCTTCTGCCGCAGGTCGTTCTTCTCCATGGAGATGAACCACTGCTCCGTGGCCCGGAAGATGATCGGCTTCTTGCACCGCCAGCAGTGGGGGTAGGAGTGCTCCACGCTCCCCTGGCCCACCAGCGCACCCACTTCCCGGAGCTTCTCCATGACTGCGGCATTGGCGTCAAACACGAACATGCCGCCGAAGAATTCCAGGCTCTGGATATAGCGGCCCCGGTTGTCAACCGGGTTATAGATATCGAGCCCCTCCACCAGGGCCAGTTCGTAGTCTTCCTGGCCGTGGCCGGGCGCGGTGTGGACGCAGCCGGTACCCGCGTCCAGGGTCACGTGCTCACCCAGCAGAACGATGGAATCCCGGTCGTAGAAGGGGTGTTTGCACCGCTTCCGGTACAGGATATCCGCCCGGAAGGTGGCGATCACATCCCCTTGCACGCCAGTGGCGGCCATGAAGGCGTCCTTCAGTCCCTCGGCCACCACGAGCACCTCGCCGCCGGTCTCCAAGGCCACGTAGTCCAGCTCCGGATGGAGGGCAACGGCCAGGTTGGCGGGAATAGTCCAGGGAGTGGTGGTCCAGATGACCAGCGACACCCTCTTTCCGGCCAGGGCCGGCACGGCGCCGCCGATATCGTCCTGGAGGAGGAACTTCACATAGATGGAGGGAGAAGTCTTGTCGGCATACTCCACCTCGGCCTCCGCCAGGGCCGTGACGCAGGAGGAGCACCAGTGGACCGGCTTTTTCCCCTTGTAGAGGCCGCCGTTCTCGGCAAAGCGGGCCAGTTCCCGGGCGGTGATTCCCTCGTAATCGTAACTCATGGTGAGGTAGGGACGATCCCAGTCGCCCAGGACCCCGAGCCGCTCGAATTCCGCCCGCTGGACATGTACGAACTTTTCGGCATACTCCCGGCATTGCTTGCGCATCTGGAGCTTGGTGGTCTCGTGCTTTTTCGACCCCAGGTTCTTCTCCACCTGGAGCTCGATGGGCAGGCCGTGGCAGTCCCAGCCCGGCACATAGGGGGCGTCGAACCCCTGCATCCGCTTGCTCTTGAGGATGATATCCTTGAGGATCTTGTTGAGGGCGTGGCCGATGTGGATATGGCCGTTGGCGTAGGGAGGCCCGTCGTGGAGGACGTACCGCGGCTTGCCCTTGCCCGCTTTGGCGATCGTGCCGTACAGGTCGCCCTGCTGCCACGCGGCGAGGATCTCCGGCTCCCGCTGGGGAAGGTTGGCCTTCATGGGGAAATCGGTGACCGGCAGGTTGAGGGTGCTCTTGTAATCCATTGGTTCCTCCACGTTCGGATATGCGCGCCCCGCCACGGCGGGAAAACGTCTAACGCTACTCACAAACCGTCGAAAAGTCAAGCATTGGTACCGGAGAACGAAACCATGCGGCCGTGCCGTTGACCGCAGGGAGTAGTGAAGATAGAATGGTGATACCTGTCGCTGCTTTACTGTTTTGTGCGGTATGGATGGAGGTTAGCGAATGCTTAGACTGTTGGCGGGGAATATCGCGCTGGCTGCCCTCGCGGTCGCGGCAACCGGTGGAACGGCGACTGCTGCCACGCCTCCCGCCGCCGGATCGGGATGCGTCGGCTGCCACGGCAACCCCTCGATCATGAAAAAGCTGGGCTATCCCCACTTCACCGTCACCCCTCAAGAGGTCAGGGCCCAGACCGGCATGCCGGCCGACTGCCACCTCTGCCACGGCGGGAGCCCCGATGCCAAAGAGAAAGACAAGGCCCATGCCGGCATGGGACGGCTCGTGGCAGTGCGGAAAAAGGGGCTCACCGGAGAGACGGTCGAGCGAAAGCACCCCCTTTCCCTGGGCAGCAACCCCATGGAGCGGATCAAGCTCATGACCGACAAGGCCGGAACCGCCGCGCCGGACCAGAGCGTAAGCATCATCCTGTGGCAGGACAAGCGCACCGACACCCTGTCTCAGGACTTCGGGCGCATGGAGAAGAGTTGCGGAGCCTGCCACGCGCGGCAGTTTGCCGAGTTCACCAGGAGCACCATGGCCCGTAACGGCAAACAAAGCGCCTACCGCACCTGGACGGACCGGGAGCGGGGCCCCCACAACTGCGGGGCTTGGTTCGGCGACAACCATGAAGCCATCGCCGCAAATACGGCGGCCCCCTTCGATCGGGCCACCAACGCACTCAACCAGCGCCAGTGCAATACCTGCCACGTGGGATGTCTCGACTGCCACTACGACCCTCAACCAGCGGACCCCGCCGACCCGAAAAAGGGAATGCACGGCTTCCGCAGAACTCCCCCGCCCGAAAGCTGCTACGGCGGAGGCAGGGGGCAGACCTGCCACGCGGGGCCCGAGGAACGGCGGCGCGGGGCGGGATATTTCGGCGGCGTCTATGCCAACCCGGAGGGGGCGCCCCCTGATGTTCATCTGCAGGCAAAGGTCGCCTGCCTCGACTGCCACGAGTCGAGCCGCAACGGCAACGGGCTGACCCACGCCATGGTGAAGCGCCAGGCGGCCTGCGACCGGTGCCACGGGGCAATCGTGGCCAGTCACGGGACATCCGTTCATCGTACCCTTACCTGCGAGGCCTGCCACGTGCGGAATGTGGGCGGCTACCAGGGGACCTACTGGGGGCCGGGAATCCTGGGGGGAATCGGCACGCCGTTCTTCAAGTACAAGGAATACTATGGGATCATGGACGATCCGATCCTGATCCGCAACCAGAAAGGGCGGTGGATTCCGGTAAAGCCTTACCCCATGGCCGTGATGAACGTGAAGGACGCCGGACTCAAACCCGGCCTCCACTGGCGCTGGCCCGCCACGCTGCCCGATCTGGAGCGGACCGACGATGCCTACGGCTACGTGGGCCTCGTGGGTGGCCTGCCGGAAAACAACAAGGCGCTCCTCTGGATCCAGATGGACAAGGTCTCTCACAAGTACGGCCCGCCCCGGCCGTGCGACTCGTGCCACGGTGCTGCCGACGGCGCCCAGCGCCGGGAGGTGGACTGGGATTTTACCGATGCCGGAGCCCTTCCTTTCAGCGGCAGCCATACGGTGGTGGCCGATGCCAGGGGGCTCGCCATCCACAACATATCGACACAGGAGCGGATCGAGACGACCGCGGGCACGACCGTCTCCAGCTTTGCACCCTGGTTCTACCTGAAGAACGCGTGGACCATTCCGGGCGATTTCTCCCTGCCGACCATCGGGGATCGTACCCGGTACGAGCGGTTCAAGGACAACCGCGACGTCGCCCGTAACGCCGGTATAATTCACCGCTGACCGCCACGAGAGGGTCAACGAGGACTCCATGACCACACCGACACCAATTCGCATGCTGATTCTTGAAGATTCCGAGGACGATCTCCTTCTGCTGCTGCGCGAAGTGCGCCGCGGGGGAATCGATCCCGCCTACGAGCGCGCCGACAGTGCCGCAGGGCTTCGCCGAGCCCTTGATGCCGGGGAATGGGACGTCATTGTTTCGGATTACAACATGCCCCAGTTCGGGGCGCTCCCCGCCCTGGACATCGTAAAAGAGCGGGGCCTCGACGTTCCGTTCATCATCGTGTCGGGCAAGATCGGCGAGGATCTGGCCGTTGCCGCCATGAAAGCGGGCGCCCACGACTACCTCATGAAGGGCAACCTTTCCCGCCTCGTCCCCGCCATCGAGCGGGAACTGCGCGAGGCTGACGAACGCCGGCGCCGGCGCCAGGCCGAAGAGGCCATGCACGCCCAGTTCAACCAGATCAGTACCATCTTCGACTCTCTCAACGCCCTGGTCTACGTTGTCGACATGAACTCCTACGAGCTGCTCTACCTGAACAAGTTCGGCGCCCAGCTCTTCGGAGAAGCATGGGAAGGCCGGACCTGCCACGACGTGCTCCATGGTGGCCGGTCCACCCCCTGCGACTTCTGCACCAACGACAAACTGATCATGGACGGCAAAGCGCTCCCCCCCTACATCTGGGAGTACCAGAACAGCATCAGCAGCCGCTGGTACCAATGCATCGACAAGGCCATCCGCTGGACCGACGGACGCATGGTCCGGATGGAGATTGCCATCGACATCACCGAGCGCAAAGAGATGGAGCGGATGAAGGACGAAATGATCTCGGCAGTCAGCCACGAGATGCATACCCCCCTCACCGCCATGATGGGCTTTACGGAGTTTCTGCTGGAGAACGAGGTGGACCGGGACCTGCAGAAAAATTACCTGAAGACCATCTACCGGGAGACCGAGCGGCTCAACGAGCTCATCACCAACTTCCTGCAGCTCCAGCGGCTCAAGGCGAGCATGGTCAAGTTCCGGATAACGCCTGTTGCCGTCGGACTGCTGGTGGCGGATGTCGTCTCGCTCTACGCCGCCGCCTCCAAGAAGCACCGGATTGTAGTCGAATGCCCTCCCGACCTGCCGCCGGTACGGGGGAACGAGGAGCAGCTCTACCAAGCCATTTCCAACCTGGTGTCCAACGCCATCAAGTACTCCCCCGACGGGGGCGACGTGACCATCGGCGCCAGCGCCGCCGCCGACATCGTAACGCTCTGGGTCAGGGACCAAGGGATAGGAATCTCTCCCGAATTCCAGGAAAAGATCTTCGAGCGCTTCTTCCGGGTCGACAACAGCGACCGGCGCAAGGTGGGCGGGGCAGGCCTGGGCCTGACCCTCGTACGGGAAATCGTGGCCACCCACGGCGGCCGGAGCTGGGTGGAGAGCTCGCCGGGCAAAGGAAGCACCTTCTTCATCTCCCTGCCGGCCATGACGTGAACCGGCGTCAGTGTGACAGCCAGAGGTAGTCGGCGTCCTCCACGGAGATCGCCCCGTTCTGAACCACCGGATCGGGAAGAACCACCCTGCTGGCGAGACCGGGCTTTTCCCGGTCGACCTGGACCGGCATCCCCCCCCGCACAGCATGCCCGCTGCCGGTGATGACCACAACGGTCCGGCCGGGATTGTTTTTCAGATACTCGACCAGGTGATAGGCCATTGACTTGTTCCAGAGCATCTGGGCCTCGCAGAAGTTCTTGAAAGTCTTGGCGCTGGTATCGTGATCCGAGTAGGAACGCCGGATCATGGCCATGTACGCATCATCCACGTCACAGGTGATACTGGGGGGGAGCTTGCGGCGCTCCTCGCGCGACAGGGACTCGAACCCCTGGCGGGCAACCTTGCGGGTTACCTCCCGGGGGACATTGAGGCCAACGAGGGGGATGCGCCTGTCCCGGGCAAACAGCAGGATGTCGCCGTACAGGGCCCAGGGGAAGTTCCAGTTTTTCAGGTAGATCTGTTGAAACAACGCCGGATCGGTTTTCCCTGCCACCCAGCGGTCCAGCTCCTCCTGGCTTTCGTACGTGAACATCTCCATGGCAATGGCCAGCGGCACGCCGGCCCGATGGAGCTCACGGACAATCCTGAGCT
Protein-coding regions in this window:
- a CDS encoding cytochrome c3 family protein: MLRLLAGNIALAALAVAATGGTATAATPPAAGSGCVGCHGNPSIMKKLGYPHFTVTPQEVRAQTGMPADCHLCHGGSPDAKEKDKAHAGMGRLVAVRKKGLTGETVERKHPLSLGSNPMERIKLMTDKAGTAAPDQSVSIILWQDKRTDTLSQDFGRMEKSCGACHARQFAEFTRSTMARNGKQSAYRTWTDRERGPHNCGAWFGDNHEAIAANTAAPFDRATNALNQRQCNTCHVGCLDCHYDPQPADPADPKKGMHGFRRTPPPESCYGGGRGQTCHAGPEERRRGAGYFGGVYANPEGAPPDVHLQAKVACLDCHESSRNGNGLTHAMVKRQAACDRCHGAIVASHGTSVHRTLTCEACHVRNVGGYQGTYWGPGILGGIGTPFFKYKEYYGIMDDPILIRNQKGRWIPVKPYPMAVMNVKDAGLKPGLHWRWPATLPDLERTDDAYGYVGLVGGLPENNKALLWIQMDKVSHKYGPPRPCDSCHGAADGAQRREVDWDFTDAGALPFSGSHTVVADARGLAIHNISTQERIETTAGTTVSSFAPWFYLKNAWTIPGDFSLPTIGDRTRYERFKDNRDVARNAGIIHR
- the ileS gene encoding isoleucine--tRNA ligase, giving the protein MDYKSTLNLPVTDFPMKANLPQREPEILAAWQQGDLYGTIAKAGKGKPRYVLHDGPPYANGHIHIGHALNKILKDIILKSKRMQGFDAPYVPGWDCHGLPIELQVEKNLGSKKHETTKLQMRKQCREYAEKFVHVQRAEFERLGVLGDWDRPYLTMSYDYEGITARELARFAENGGLYKGKKPVHWCSSCVTALAEAEVEYADKTSPSIYVKFLLQDDIGGAVPALAGKRVSLVIWTTTPWTIPANLAVALHPELDYVALETGGEVLVVAEGLKDAFMAATGVQGDVIATFRADILYRKRCKHPFYDRDSIVLLGEHVTLDAGTGCVHTAPGHGQEDYELALVEGLDIYNPVDNRGRYIQSLEFFGGMFVFDANAAVMEKLREVGALVGQGSVEHSYPHCWRCKKPIIFRATEQWFISMEKNDLRQKALTEIDRVSWVPKWGRERIHGMIENRPDWCISRQRSWGVPITAFYCTECGEILADGKTMHHVADLFMAGGADLWYEKEAAELLPPGTVCPQCGKSAFEKEMDILDVWFDSGVSHAAVLENRPELGSPANMYLEGSDQHRGWFHSSLLASVGTRGVAPYREVLTHGFVVDGSGRKMSKSVGNVVAPEEVIKKYGAEILRLWVAAQDYRDDVRISQEILTRLAEAYRRIRNTCRYLLGNLNDFDPDVDMVPYDRMTELDRWALHQLEVLKEKVAAAYNEYEFHILYHAVNGFCTVEMSAFYLDIIKERYTSRKDAPERRSAQSVMYLVLESLVTLMAPVLSFTADEVWGYMPKRSESSVHLATFPEFRPEWKDESLVERWARIMAVRGDVSKALEQARVQKTIGHSLDAAVTLAAEPGLLSFLQEYAGELSTIFIVSRVDLVEEGAGDYPAAEGVSGLRIGVSAAPGEKCERCWHYDEEIGGDSEHPTLCPKCAAAVK
- a CDS encoding PAS domain-containing sensor histidine kinase, which produces MLILEDSEDDLLLLLREVRRGGIDPAYERADSAAGLRRALDAGEWDVIVSDYNMPQFGALPALDIVKERGLDVPFIIVSGKIGEDLAVAAMKAGAHDYLMKGNLSRLVPAIERELREADERRRRRQAEEAMHAQFNQISTIFDSLNALVYVVDMNSYELLYLNKFGAQLFGEAWEGRTCHDVLHGGRSTPCDFCTNDKLIMDGKALPPYIWEYQNSISSRWYQCIDKAIRWTDGRMVRMEIAIDITERKEMERMKDEMISAVSHEMHTPLTAMMGFTEFLLENEVDRDLQKNYLKTIYRETERLNELITNFLQLQRLKASMVKFRITPVAVGLLVADVVSLYAAASKKHRIVVECPPDLPPVRGNEEQLYQAISNLVSNAIKYSPDGGDVTIGASAAADIVTLWVRDQGIGISPEFQEKIFERFFRVDNSDRRKVGGAGLGLTLVREIVATHGGRSWVESSPGKGSTFFISLPAMT
- a CDS encoding ChaN family lipoprotein; protein product: MKRLGTFAGIALVLALTAVVARTCFSHDLIVRIKDRKEISFEEMLRDLKAGKVIYVGETHDNPYHHDLQLRIVRELHRAGVPLAIAMEMFTYESQEELDRWVAGKTDPALFQQIYLKNWNFPWALYGDILLFARDRRIPLVGLNVPREVTRKVARQGFESLSREERRKLPPSITCDVDDAYMAMIRRSYSDHDTSAKTFKNFCEAQMLWNKSMAYHLVEYLKNNPGRTVVVITGSGHAVRGGMPVQVDREKPGLASRVVLPDPVVQNGAISVEDADYLWLSH
- the lspA gene encoding signal peptidase II; its protein translation is MKPTYRIFNAVVLGSLVLDQATKVLIDRTMDLYQSIPVIDGLFSITYLRNRGAAFSFLADFSYRLPFFILVSVVALGVIAVTFRKLRDDQHLAAAALALIFSGALGNLIDRVRLGEVIDFLDVYWKTYHWPAFNVADSAICVGVALLAVDMIREERRKAP